The Porphyrobacter sp. HT-58-2 genome has a window encoding:
- a CDS encoding CHASE2 domain-containing protein, producing MWNQRRLALEWLLLLAAGLALAWLAAQGDLTRRFNFAILDFSASLASNQPAQDIAIVAIDQRSLAKVGEWPWRRSTHARLIDNLRMAGAKVVLFDVLFLEAGDPQDDAQLAEAIARHGKVVLPFGFAQKLNQSDGVEPAYPLPEMRKAAAAMGHVEAAPDEDGVLRRFALELQVEGHSFPHFVQAALPLLGAEPKAMALAPQESWPVVPFNAASSYPTIPAYAVLDGTVPKELLEGRTILVGATAQGMSDTHSVPARSIAVMAGVETQANLIDALRSDKLIRDLPLPWSIALAWIVLYIQFLGFWKLSARAGFVLSVGLVAGTALISIGLVPLARIWVAPGAALLLVAVAYPMWSWRRLTVVSDYLSLEARRLMSATGGTANASGFDIVAQQVNQLRHLIGEVSGALLFVRSAIEASPDAILVTDKDNRVVLSNKAARRLFSNTTDLDGQSLADLYLNQTLAVDGDNAEIALRDGRAFLFATAPLAGMNQAGEANQIIAFRDITQMRRRQRENDELIEFLSHDMRSPQVAIMALTLGIEADNADIAKRIRDQAELTLGLADGFVQLARLRETRADFESHDLAFLLHEAVDQAYALAASKGISLQRDIPDEPVFVEIDRSQIARMASNLIGNAVKFTQNGGTVGVQLALRDGSEALITVIDNGPGLSRERMRDPFTRFGPRSDTEELSAGLGLAFVKRVIDGHKGQVEAKSNPGGGTIFEVHLPCVQQKSKGRKPRQQGMMISAPQP from the coding sequence ATGTGGAACCAGCGGCGTCTGGCACTGGAATGGCTGCTGCTCCTCGCCGCAGGTCTGGCGCTGGCCTGGCTCGCTGCGCAGGGCGATCTGACACGCCGCTTCAACTTTGCGATCCTTGATTTCTCCGCGTCACTCGCCAGCAATCAACCTGCGCAAGACATCGCCATTGTCGCGATCGACCAGCGCAGTCTCGCCAAGGTCGGGGAATGGCCATGGCGGCGTTCGACCCATGCCAGACTGATCGACAATCTCCGCATGGCCGGCGCCAAGGTCGTGCTGTTCGATGTCCTGTTCTTGGAGGCGGGTGATCCCCAGGATGATGCACAGCTGGCGGAGGCCATTGCGCGTCACGGCAAGGTGGTGCTGCCCTTCGGCTTCGCGCAGAAGCTAAACCAGTCCGACGGCGTCGAACCAGCCTATCCCCTTCCGGAAATGCGCAAAGCCGCTGCCGCTATGGGTCATGTCGAAGCGGCGCCTGATGAAGATGGAGTGTTGCGGCGGTTCGCGCTGGAATTGCAGGTCGAAGGGCATTCCTTTCCGCACTTCGTGCAGGCGGCGCTTCCCCTGCTTGGTGCAGAGCCAAAAGCGATGGCGTTGGCACCGCAGGAGTCATGGCCGGTGGTCCCGTTCAACGCAGCCAGTTCGTATCCGACCATTCCTGCCTACGCCGTCCTCGACGGGACAGTCCCGAAAGAACTTCTGGAAGGCCGCACCATCCTGGTCGGCGCGACCGCTCAGGGAATGAGCGACACACATTCCGTGCCGGCACGGAGTATTGCGGTGATGGCCGGCGTGGAGACACAGGCAAATCTGATCGATGCTCTGCGCTCGGACAAGCTGATCAGGGATTTGCCGCTGCCGTGGTCCATTGCGCTCGCATGGATCGTCCTTTACATCCAGTTTCTTGGCTTCTGGAAACTCTCGGCAAGGGCAGGCTTCGTGCTTTCGGTCGGGCTCGTTGCAGGCACGGCTTTGATCAGCATCGGGCTCGTACCCTTGGCGCGGATATGGGTGGCGCCGGGGGCCGCTCTGCTGCTGGTGGCGGTGGCCTATCCGATGTGGAGCTGGCGCCGTCTAACCGTGGTATCGGACTATCTCTCTTTGGAGGCCAGGCGTCTCATGAGCGCCACCGGCGGAACCGCAAACGCCAGCGGGTTCGACATCGTCGCACAGCAAGTGAACCAGCTGCGCCACTTGATCGGAGAGGTCAGTGGCGCACTGCTGTTCGTTCGCAGCGCCATCGAGGCCTCCCCTGATGCAATCCTGGTTACCGACAAGGACAACCGTGTTGTGCTGTCCAACAAGGCCGCGCGCCGCCTGTTCAGCAACACGACCGACCTCGACGGACAAAGCCTGGCCGATCTGTATCTCAACCAGACCCTTGCGGTAGATGGCGACAATGCCGAAATCGCCCTGCGCGATGGCCGTGCATTCCTGTTTGCCACCGCACCGCTGGCGGGCATGAACCAGGCGGGCGAAGCCAATCAGATCATCGCCTTTCGCGACATTACCCAGATGCGCCGCAGACAGCGCGAAAACGACGAACTGATCGAATTCCTGTCGCACGACATGCGATCGCCGCAAGTAGCGATCATGGCGCTCACGCTGGGAATTGAGGCCGACAATGCGGACATCGCGAAGCGTATCCGCGATCAGGCCGAACTGACGCTGGGATTGGCTGACGGCTTTGTGCAACTTGCGCGTCTGCGCGAAACTCGCGCTGATTTCGAAAGCCATGATCTGGCATTCCTGCTTCACGAGGCCGTCGATCAGGCCTACGCATTGGCCGCAAGCAAGGGCATCAGTCTACAGCGTGACATTCCCGACGAGCCAGTCTTCGTCGAGATTGACCGCAGCCAGATCGCGCGCATGGCGTCGAACTTGATCGGCAATGCGGTGAAATTCACCCAGAACGGTGGCACGGTTGGTGTGCAACTGGCTCTGCGGGATGGCTCGGAAGCACTCATCACTGTGATCGACAATGGGCCGGGGCTTTCCAGAGAACGGATGCGCGATCCATTTACCCGCTTCGGGCCACGTTCGGATACAGAAGAACTGAGTGCCGGTCTTGGCCTCGCATTTGTGAAGCGCGTCATCGATGGCCACAAAGGGCAGGTCGAAGCAAAGTCCAACCCTGGCGGTGGGACAATTTTCGAAGTCCATCTGCCATGCGTTCAACAGAAGTCGAAGGGGCGCAAACCTCGCCAACAGGGCATGATGATCAGCGCGCCGCAGCCATGA
- a CDS encoding response regulator transcription factor: MRIAIVDDDQEIARHLATELSARGLSVDAFSSGAALRSALARDTFDAVLIDWNMPGETGIETIQWATGTLLNPPPFLMMTSRSGEADIVTGLEAGARDYIVKPANMAVLHARIMAAIRERSRLGKAEIVQFDGYRIEPATQMIALHGQAITLTQKEFQLAALLFDNLDRPLSRSYLLSQVWSAAAGVETRTLDVHVSRIRSKLKLCPENRYVIQTVFGFGYRLSRHVND; encoded by the coding sequence ATGAGAATAGCCATTGTCGATGATGATCAGGAAATTGCGCGGCATCTCGCGACCGAACTCTCAGCGAGAGGCCTGTCAGTCGACGCCTTCAGCAGCGGCGCGGCATTACGATCGGCGCTTGCACGTGATACCTTCGATGCGGTCTTGATTGATTGGAACATGCCCGGCGAAACCGGGATTGAAACGATCCAATGGGCAACCGGAACATTGCTGAACCCGCCGCCCTTCCTGATGATGACCAGCCGATCAGGCGAGGCCGATATCGTCACCGGGCTGGAAGCGGGCGCGCGCGATTACATCGTGAAGCCCGCCAACATGGCGGTTCTGCATGCCCGGATCATGGCTGCCATCCGTGAGCGTTCCCGGCTGGGCAAGGCCGAAATCGTGCAGTTCGATGGCTACCGGATCGAGCCTGCGACCCAGATGATTGCGCTGCACGGGCAGGCCATCACTTTGACGCAGAAGGAATTCCAGCTCGCTGCCCTGCTGTTCGACAACCTCGATCGCCCGTTGTCGCGCAGCTACCTCTTGTCACAGGTCTGGAGCGCAGCGGCCGGGGTCGAGACCCGAACTCTCGATGTGCACGTCTCGCGTATCAGATCTAAGCTCAAACTCTGTCCGGAAAATCGCTATGTCATTCAAACGGTTTTCGGCTTCGGTTATCGCTTGTCGCGCCATGTCAACGATTAG
- a CDS encoding M14 family metallopeptidase, protein MGIASRNLWAALLVLTGACAATPPPPSALPPQASGDLVKGATCRTTSVVLAFDFDSAPASACAITGERAFTLLVTPEHGPPINPSPWYAFRYEADGSAPVNVTLRYQGGRHRYAPKLRSEEGEWREVPTEPADNGSGALLRLPGGRGLVAAQEIVTPADAEASLARWSAMTGGAVFTLGRSHDGRAIRAIRFGREDAPRLVILLGRQHPPEVTGAIAMETFVDTLAKRVDDLGDVQVMVAPMLNPDGVVRGHWRANRGAVDLNRDWGGFTQPETQAVKAWLDALPKGVRPVLMVDFHSTGRNLFYVQGETEASPAQTRFLAAWLGGQENAVPGYSFTLEPRDANPGSGTAKNWFHAAYAIPAYTYEVADAADRTATRAAARALAERLLPALPNLSE, encoded by the coding sequence ATGGGAATTGCCTCGCGAAACCTGTGGGCCGCCTTGCTGGTGCTGACGGGGGCGTGCGCTGCGACCCCGCCGCCTCCGTCAGCCCTTCCCCCGCAGGCTTCCGGCGACTTGGTGAAAGGTGCGACGTGCCGCACCACTTCGGTTGTCCTTGCCTTTGATTTTGACAGCGCTCCGGCTTCGGCTTGTGCCATTACCGGCGAACGCGCCTTTACTCTGCTGGTGACGCCGGAACACGGCCCGCCGATCAATCCCAGCCCTTGGTATGCGTTCCGTTACGAGGCCGATGGCAGCGCGCCTGTCAATGTGACGCTGCGCTATCAGGGGGGGCGGCACCGTTATGCGCCAAAGTTGCGCAGCGAGGAAGGTGAATGGCGCGAAGTGCCGACGGAACCTGCCGACAATGGTTCAGGCGCATTGTTGCGACTGCCTGGTGGCAGGGGGCTCGTAGCGGCGCAGGAAATCGTTACGCCTGCCGATGCTGAAGCCAGCTTGGCGCGGTGGAGCGCGATGACAGGGGGGGCAGTGTTCACGCTCGGCCGCTCACATGATGGCCGCGCGATCAGGGCGATCCGCTTTGGCCGCGAGGATGCGCCAAGGCTCGTAATCCTGCTGGGCCGTCAGCATCCGCCCGAGGTCACCGGTGCAATCGCGATGGAGACCTTTGTCGATACTCTCGCCAAGCGGGTTGACGATCTGGGCGATGTACAGGTCATGGTGGCACCGATGCTCAATCCCGATGGGGTGGTGCGCGGCCATTGGCGCGCCAACCGCGGGGCGGTGGATCTCAACCGCGACTGGGGCGGCTTCACCCAGCCGGAAACGCAGGCGGTCAAGGCCTGGCTCGATGCCTTGCCCAAGGGTGTGCGTCCGGTGTTGATGGTGGATTTCCACTCGACCGGTCGCAACCTGTTCTATGTTCAGGGTGAGACTGAGGCAAGCCCGGCACAGACGCGGTTTCTGGCGGCCTGGCTGGGCGGGCAGGAAAATGCCGTTCCCGGCTATTCCTTTACGCTTGAACCGCGCGACGCCAATCCGGGCAGCGGCACGGCGAAGAACTGGTTTCACGCCGCCTATGCCATCCCGGCCTATACGTATGAGGTTGCCGATGCAGCGGACCGCACTGCCACACGCGCCGCAGCCAGAGCCCTTGCGGAGCGGCTTCTCCCGGCGTTGCCCAATCTGTCTGAATAG
- a CDS encoding TonB-dependent receptor domain-containing protein, with product MSINRLSRLVLMCGGSIIAASATNAFAQDADVTTPAPVAEPEREIVVTGTQIQGAKINDVLPVTVVDEVDIQNIAATSGDELFRAIPQAGGVAFNEQNDVTSNNARGDAASINLRDLGTGNTLLLINGRRMVLNPGFQTELLVPVVSPDTNEIAPGSVRRLEVLRDGASAIYGADAVAGVVNTVLRGNRRGGFVEGEYRNSDGTGLYSTQINGGYGFDFAGGRANLTVYGGYFYENGMQSSERPYSADDDKRALLVGTDFEGDTQFNNRNTFGPFGQFRILAPANATPIRATQFYLQPNTFTGCRLDFGDGVCARNGATPAVDVRYNRAFGTTLISEKTRINAAALLNYEFSNSLEGYFEATYYRSESSRNITPAAVLSAVPVGISRNAYWNPFGPVTFPDGTPNPNRLPGTTIAAGGADLVMERYRFVDAGNRTVDVDKDSYRFVAGLRGNFGSWDFDTGFVYSEARTTDLEGNRVSLTLFQEAVNQSTPNAYNPFNGGCLDDPGNGDCTPNPQSAIDPFIISVFRKGGTSLALADFKVSRSDLFKLPGGDVGVAAGIEWRRETFFDDRDPRLDGTITWTDSVRGVFDGSDVMGTSPSPDTNGARQVYSAFVETFVPLVSEDMQIPLINSLNLQLAGRMEHFKDINETAIVPRAAASWSVVPGLMVRGAWSRGFRAPNLVQVNDAGTTRSNTRDDFVRCQAELEKGLITNLGVCAGEGVISFRSGTDQLEPEESESINLGIVLEPKFVPGLTLTADYWRVKQTGLVGTFGDDNAIAVDLLLRQNGSFNPAVIRAAPTPELIELFNGTSLAAAGEIIQVLDPYLNLDSRVSKGWDFGLAYNVPDFGIGKFRLRFNAARLSGFVQSAGTDGQLLLDAVASGALPPEVRVEGLGQLLELDGRPKWRFSGAVNWGSGPLDLGLFAQYVGEVWNTSVSRDVPIVSDDPNANFYRVGDFLTLNTAVTYTFGKDSPLDGTRIRLGVNNLLDRQPPLADETYGFFSALHSPRGRVFRVEVRKTF from the coding sequence ATGTCCATCAACAGGCTCAGCAGGCTCGTCCTGATGTGCGGCGGCAGCATCATTGCCGCTTCCGCAACCAACGCCTTTGCACAGGATGCGGATGTGACCACGCCCGCACCGGTCGCCGAGCCCGAGCGCGAGATTGTCGTGACCGGCACCCAGATTCAGGGCGCCAAGATCAACGATGTGCTGCCGGTTACGGTGGTCGACGAGGTCGATATCCAGAATATCGCGGCAACCTCGGGCGATGAACTGTTCCGTGCCATTCCGCAGGCGGGCGGCGTTGCCTTCAACGAACAGAACGACGTCACCTCGAACAACGCCCGCGGCGATGCGGCCTCGATCAACCTGCGCGATCTTGGCACGGGCAACACCCTGCTGCTTATCAACGGGCGTCGCATGGTTCTGAATCCGGGTTTCCAGACCGAACTGCTGGTGCCGGTGGTCAGCCCCGACACCAATGAAATCGCACCGGGCAGCGTCCGGCGACTTGAGGTGCTGCGTGACGGTGCCTCGGCCATCTATGGCGCGGATGCGGTCGCAGGCGTGGTCAACACGGTGCTGCGGGGCAACCGCAGGGGCGGCTTTGTGGAAGGCGAATACCGCAATTCGGACGGCACCGGCCTTTACAGCACGCAGATCAATGGCGGTTATGGCTTCGATTTCGCGGGCGGCCGGGCCAACCTGACCGTTTATGGCGGCTATTTCTACGAAAACGGGATGCAATCATCCGAGCGCCCCTATTCCGCCGATGATGACAAGCGTGCGCTGCTCGTGGGTACCGATTTTGAAGGCGACACGCAGTTCAACAATCGCAATACTTTCGGCCCCTTCGGCCAATTCCGTATTCTCGCGCCGGCCAATGCAACGCCGATCCGGGCCACGCAGTTCTATCTCCAGCCCAACACCTTCACCGGCTGTCGTCTGGATTTCGGTGATGGCGTATGCGCCCGCAACGGCGCGACCCCGGCGGTCGATGTGCGTTACAACCGCGCCTTCGGCACCACGCTGATCAGCGAAAAGACCCGCATCAATGCGGCGGCTTTGCTCAACTACGAATTCAGCAACAGCCTCGAAGGTTATTTTGAGGCCACCTATTACCGTTCCGAGAGCAGCCGCAACATCACCCCTGCTGCTGTCCTGAGCGCGGTGCCGGTCGGGATTTCACGCAATGCCTACTGGAACCCGTTTGGTCCGGTGACCTTCCCGGATGGTACCCCCAACCCCAACCGCCTGCCCGGCACGACCATCGCTGCCGGCGGCGCGGATCTGGTCATGGAGCGTTATCGCTTTGTCGATGCGGGCAACCGCACGGTCGATGTCGACAAGGATTCCTACCGCTTTGTCGCGGGCCTTCGCGGCAATTTCGGGTCGTGGGATTTTGACACCGGCTTTGTCTATTCCGAGGCCCGGACCACCGATCTTGAAGGCAACCGCGTCTCGCTCACCCTGTTCCAGGAAGCAGTCAACCAGTCGACCCCCAATGCCTACAACCCCTTCAATGGCGGCTGCCTCGATGATCCGGGCAACGGCGATTGCACCCCCAATCCGCAAAGCGCAATTGATCCGTTCATCATCAGTGTGTTCCGCAAGGGCGGCACCAGTCTGGCCCTGGCAGACTTCAAGGTCAGCCGCAGCGACCTCTTCAAGCTGCCCGGCGGCGATGTCGGGGTTGCGGCCGGGATCGAGTGGCGGCGGGAGACCTTCTTCGATGATCGCGACCCCCGGCTTGACGGCACGATCACCTGGACCGACAGCGTCCGGGGCGTGTTCGACGGCAGCGACGTGATGGGCACCAGCCCCTCACCCGACACCAACGGCGCTCGTCAGGTCTATTCGGCCTTTGTCGAAACCTTTGTCCCGCTGGTGAGCGAGGACATGCAGATCCCGCTGATCAACTCGCTGAACCTCCAGCTGGCGGGCCGGATGGAACACTTCAAGGACATCAACGAAACCGCCATCGTTCCGCGCGCGGCTGCGTCGTGGAGCGTGGTGCCGGGCCTGATGGTGCGCGGTGCATGGTCGCGCGGCTTCCGTGCGCCGAACCTTGTGCAGGTCAATGATGCAGGCACCACCCGGTCGAACACCCGAGACGATTTCGTCCGCTGTCAGGCAGAGCTGGAAAAGGGCCTGATCACCAACCTCGGCGTGTGTGCGGGTGAGGGCGTTATAAGCTTCCGTTCGGGCACCGACCAGCTCGAGCCTGAGGAAAGCGAAAGCATCAACCTTGGCATCGTGCTCGAGCCGAAGTTCGTTCCCGGCCTGACCTTGACGGCGGACTACTGGCGCGTGAAGCAGACCGGTCTGGTCGGAACCTTCGGTGATGACAACGCAATCGCGGTTGACCTGCTGCTGCGTCAGAACGGCAGCTTCAACCCTGCTGTGATCCGTGCGGCGCCTACGCCGGAGCTGATCGAGCTGTTCAACGGCACCAGTCTGGCAGCGGCGGGCGAGATCATTCAGGTGCTTGACCCCTATCTCAACCTCGACAGCCGCGTTTCGAAGGGCTGGGACTTCGGCCTCGCCTACAATGTCCCTGATTTCGGCATCGGCAAGTTCCGCCTGCGCTTCAACGCTGCCCGGCTTTCGGGTTTTGTCCAGTCAGCCGGGACCGACGGACAGTTGCTGCTCGACGCTGTGGCCAGCGGGGCGCTGCCACCTGAAGTGCGGGTTGAAGGCCTTGGCCAACTGCTCGAACTCGACGGACGGCCGAAATGGCGTTTCAGCGGCGCGGTCAACTGGGGCAGCGGCCCGCTCGACCTTGGCCTGTTTGCCCAGTATGTCGGCGAGGTGTGGAACACGAGCGTGAGCCGCGACGTGCCGATCGTGTCGGATGATCCCAATGCGAACTTCTATCGCGTGGGCGATTTCCTGACCTTGAACACGGCGGTTACCTACACCTTCGGCAAGGACAGCCCTCTGGATGGTACCCGTATTCGGCTTGGGGTGAACAACCTGCTCGACCGGCAGCCGCCCTTGGCGGATGAGACCTATGGTTTCTTCAGTGCTCTGCATTCGCCGCGTGGGCGGGTGTTCCGGGTCGAAGTGCGCAAGACCTTCTGA
- a CDS encoding alpha/beta hydrolase: MIAHRHLLSLVALLAVLIGAAPVSPLAAAEPPTREEILLWPGNPPGNGKITGPEVVGDKGGAFGAVWNVSTPRMRVFRPTTPNGAAVLVAGGGGYFRIQLWKESTPAAEWLAAQGFTVFELIYRLPNDGWDSTVPFMDAQRAMKIIRTRAAEFRVDPGKIGIMGFSAGGHLAGFTAYQPERALYAGADRYESVSARPDFAVLLFPVVTLRKPYDTTRTRREIVGDKATVKAETAWSLDTHVSRAAPPTIIFAAADDTITPPGHGILLFQTLIAAGANAELHLFRDGGHGWGLGKPDQVISQWPTLFEHWAQSIKIIEKRGE; the protein is encoded by the coding sequence ATGATCGCCCACCGCCATCTGCTGTCGCTGGTCGCGCTGCTGGCAGTTCTCATTGGTGCTGCCCCGGTCTCGCCGCTTGCGGCGGCCGAGCCTCCCACACGAGAGGAAATCCTGCTGTGGCCGGGCAACCCGCCGGGCAATGGCAAGATCACCGGGCCAGAGGTGGTGGGCGACAAGGGCGGCGCTTTCGGCGCTGTCTGGAATGTCTCAACCCCGAGGATGCGTGTTTTCCGTCCGACCACGCCCAATGGAGCGGCTGTGCTGGTGGCGGGTGGCGGTGGCTATTTCCGTATCCAGCTCTGGAAGGAAAGCACGCCTGCCGCCGAATGGCTCGCTGCGCAGGGCTTCACGGTGTTCGAGCTGATCTACCGCCTGCCGAATGATGGCTGGGATTCTACTGTGCCCTTCATGGATGCACAGCGGGCGATGAAGATTATCCGCACCCGTGCGGCAGAATTCAGGGTCGATCCCGGCAAGATCGGGATCATGGGCTTTTCGGCCGGAGGCCATCTTGCCGGGTTCACGGCCTATCAGCCGGAGCGCGCTCTTTACGCCGGGGCTGATCGTTACGAGAGCGTTTCTGCACGACCCGATTTCGCGGTTTTGCTGTTCCCGGTGGTGACCCTGCGCAAGCCCTATGACACCACCCGGACGCGGCGCGAAATCGTGGGTGACAAGGCGACCGTAAAGGCCGAGACGGCATGGTCGCTCGATACCCACGTGAGCCGTGCGGCACCGCCGACCATCATTTTTGCCGCCGCCGACGACACCATCACGCCGCCGGGACACGGCATCCTTCTGTTTCAGACTCTGATCGCCGCCGGGGCGAACGCGGAACTGCATCTGTTCCGCGACGGCGGACACGGCTGGGGTCTGGGCAAGCCCGATCAGGTCATCAGCCAATGGCCGACGCTGTTCGAGCACTGGGCGCAGTCAATCAAAATCATCGAAAAACGGGGAGAATAA
- a CDS encoding dicarboxylate/amino acid:cation symporter produces MGSHIAITTGNTPPPAKKPLYRQLYVQVLVAIALGATIGHLAPEFGTALKPLGDGFIKLVKMIIAPVIFLTVATGIAGMSDLKAVGNVAGKAFAYFLTFSTLALIIGLVVGNVVRPGDGLNIDPATLDTAAVADFANKAEAQTITGFLLNIIPETLFSAATDGQILQVLLVAILAGVAISATRPVSDLVTDVLASFSEVVFKLVHMLMKLAPIGAFGAMAFTIGEFGIGSLANLAALIGTFYLTSLLFVLVVLGLVGWAGGFSIFALIRYLREELLLVLGTSSSEAALPSLMEKMEAAGCRKAVVGLVVPTGYSFNLDGTNIYMTLAALFIAQAVGVELSLAEQLTLVLVAMISSKGAAGVTGSGFVILAATLSVVPSVPVAGMALILGIDRFMSECRALTNFIGNAVATIIVAAWEGALDRERLNAALSGNPLPLPEEDIERHERSGPVSEKLAKVLEKTP; encoded by the coding sequence ATGGGTTCGCATATTGCCATTACGACGGGAAACACCCCGCCGCCGGCGAAAAAGCCATTGTACCGGCAGCTCTATGTGCAGGTGCTGGTGGCGATCGCCTTGGGTGCGACCATCGGCCACCTTGCGCCTGAATTCGGCACTGCGCTCAAGCCGCTGGGCGACGGCTTCATCAAACTGGTCAAGATGATCATCGCTCCGGTGATTTTTCTGACGGTCGCCACAGGGATCGCCGGAATGAGCGACCTGAAGGCCGTCGGCAACGTGGCGGGCAAAGCCTTCGCCTATTTCCTGACCTTTTCGACCCTGGCGTTAATCATCGGCCTGGTCGTGGGCAATGTGGTCCGCCCCGGTGACGGACTGAATATTGACCCCGCCACGCTCGACACTGCCGCGGTCGCCGATTTTGCCAACAAGGCAGAAGCACAGACGATCACCGGCTTTCTGTTGAATATCATTCCCGAAACGCTGTTCAGCGCGGCTACCGATGGTCAGATCCTGCAGGTGCTGCTGGTGGCGATCCTTGCCGGGGTGGCGATTTCAGCGACCCGCCCGGTCAGCGATCTGGTGACCGATGTGCTCGCCTCTTTCAGCGAAGTGGTATTCAAACTCGTCCACATGTTGATGAAGCTCGCTCCGATCGGGGCGTTCGGGGCGATGGCTTTCACCATCGGCGAATTCGGCATCGGCAGCCTTGCCAATCTCGCTGCATTGATCGGCACTTTCTACCTCACCTCGCTGCTGTTCGTGCTGGTGGTCCTGGGCCTGGTCGGCTGGGCGGGCGGGTTCTCGATCTTCGCCCTGATCCGCTATCTGCGTGAGGAATTGCTGCTGGTGCTTGGCACATCGTCCTCCGAAGCTGCCCTGCCGAGCCTGATGGAAAAAATGGAAGCCGCCGGCTGCCGCAAGGCGGTGGTCGGTCTGGTGGTGCCTACGGGCTATTCCTTCAATCTCGATGGCACCAACATCTACATGACGCTCGCCGCGCTGTTCATCGCGCAGGCGGTCGGTGTGGAGCTGTCGCTTGCCGAGCAGTTGACACTGGTGTTGGTCGCCATGATCAGTTCCAAGGGTGCGGCCGGAGTGACCGGATCGGGCTTCGTCATCCTCGCCGCTACGCTTTCGGTGGTTCCGAGCGTGCCGGTGGCGGGCATGGCGCTGATCCTCGGGATAGACCGCTTCATGAGCGAATGTCGTGCGCTGACCAACTTCATCGGCAATGCGGTTGCGACCATCATCGTCGCGGCCTGGGAGGGCGCGCTTGACCGCGAGCGGCTTAACGCTGCGCTGTCCGGCAACCCGCTGCCGCTCCCCGAGGAAGATATCGAACGGCACGAACGCAGCGGACCGGTGAGCGAAAAGCTCGCCAAGGTGCTGGAGAAGACCCCATGA